A single region of the Nicotiana sylvestris chromosome 6, ASM39365v2, whole genome shotgun sequence genome encodes:
- the LOC138870693 gene encoding uncharacterized protein, which produces MTAPGFQEVMGRMLRFMDTMTQAGLFPADPTTSQTLGALRTDEAQPVAAVIPEPRPAADSDLQKLLDRWTRLHPLVFGGKRHEEAQDFIDRCRDKLYNMRILESHEVDFTTFQLQGRAPRWWQSYVLSLLICSPPITWSQFTQLFLDRYILPSEREELRYQFEQLKLGQISVTDYEAMFSELTRWGLFIS; this is translated from the exons ATGACAGCACCAGGATTCCAAgaggtcatgggtcgtatgctacgattcatggacaccatgactcaggctggtttgtTTCCTGCAGATCCAACTACATCACAG ACTCTGGGTGCACTACGCACGGATGAGGCTCAGCCAGTTGCTGCAGTGATACCCGAGCCTAGACCAGCTGCGGATAGTGACCTGCAGAAGCTGTTGGAcagatggactagacttcaccctctTGTCTTCGGGGGTAAGCGTCATGAGGAAGCTCAGgacttcattgataggtgcagggacaaactgtacaacatgaggatattggagtcgcatgaggttgactttactacttttcagctaCAGGGCAGGGCCcctagatggtggcagtcttatgttcttAGCCTACTCATATGTTCTCCTCCTATCACATGGAGTCAGTTCACGCAGTTATTTCTGGATAGGTATATTctaccctctgagagggaagagctgcggtatcagtttgagcagcttAAGCTCGGTCAGATAtccgtgaccgattatgaggcgatGTTTTCTGAGCTAACCCGATGGGGACTCTTTATTAGTTAG